A portion of the Amia ocellicauda isolate fAmiCal2 chromosome 22, fAmiCal2.hap1, whole genome shotgun sequence genome contains these proteins:
- the cpamd8 gene encoding C3 and PZP-like alpha-2-macroglobulin domain-containing protein 8 isoform X3, with translation MAMPRLLRRTVWALLLLPLLRGGSAQARQGYLIAAPSVFRAGVEELVSVTIFNAVQETRVQVQLSVKGELVAHNHGTVLDKGTIKLKVPPGLRGQAHLKVWGNRHLTEEGYIFHNHTTVTVDSKGSAVFIQTDKPVYKPRQRVLINVFSVTPDLQPVNDKMEAYVVDPRGSRMIQWSDLQPICCGVVNMSFPLSDQPLFGEWFVFLEMQGHTYNKSFEVQKYVMPKFELIIEPPRYIRDLTVCEKATVHARYIFGKPVTGRLNVNMTVNGVGYYRHEVGQPVVKNMEIDGSATFDLCVQEMMPLDVADHFRGAVSLWAAVTSADGSRQGTFDDSTPVHKQLIDIKYSKDTRKQFKPGLPYKGKVEVTYPDGSPADGVRVRVKAELTPKDNVYTSELLSRHGEAEFEIPSIPTAAQYVWLESKVTAIDSKPAGDQYLPSYLSISSWYSPSKCHIQLQSPRSPFQIGQEAEISLMSTCPCNFTLHYEVTSRGNIVQSGLQPANVTQHRSKRATVTFDKNVHTTLPPTGSGAAPPEMDSCVSMLRLPVTPSMAPLSRLLVYYVRENGEGVTDSIQLPVQPAFQHQVSVSLSANESMPGDAVSFRVKGEKGSCVCVATVDKSLYLLKPGFQLSLDKVFKELAEFDVSDAFGMPKEDGHFWWPGLSSRRRRRSSLFPWHWDITKDARFAFTETGLVVMTDMVSLNHRQSGGMYTDEAVPAFQPHTGTMVAAMHTRTVPRAEKRRRTFFPETWVWHCLNVSDTTGEAELRLDVPDSITTWVTEAIGLSEGKGLGLARRMELQTFKPFFVDFTLPYSVIRGEQTKVPLTVYNYLPTCAEVHVKVTVPKGIKFVGHPGKHHLTRKKCVSPGEATPTSIVLSFTELGVANITARAVAYSEPGCCSDAPQAARTSRPGEEGGEGERKVLAGVDYVRRSVLVEPEGLPREYTYSVFFCPNEKIHISTPNKYEYQYVKKPARMMQFSVAVKAHNDAHFALSASPHDTAEMVELVLGGRQNARSWIAAGKMGEPVASTATPGILSWDEFRSFWISWRGGLVQVGHGTQPSNESLIVQWACAAPVQVRYVGFSTGWGSVGEFKIWRKEDSDENHNEAFTLGVPHSVVPGSERATASMIGDVMGPTLNNLDKLLRLPFGCGEQNMIHFAPNVFVLRYLRKTRQLGPEVETEATDYLLQGYQRQLTYKRQDGSYSAFGERDSSGSMWLTAFVLKSFAQSRGFIFIDPEELRAAKVWIITQQREDGSFPAVGRILNKDLQGGIHGKISLTAYVVAAVLETGISTEEEKTAVAKAKHFLETNTYSADDPYTTALSAYALMLLRSSYAPLALRRLNHMAITQDGFTHWSLTGSTVTDEDTFMGFSDGLSQSVVSAEVEMTAYALLTYTQLGDVASALPVVKWLSQQRNALGGFSSTQDTCVALQALSEYAILSFVGGVNLTISLASTNLDFQETFELHRDNKKILQSAVVTGIPSIPTGLFVSARGEGCCLMQIDVSYNVPDPVAKPAFQLTVTLREPRTQRHRPPMPPRTKSRDANRSELSQRHRRTVPDDDDDDPASGQDHLEYRVTLEACARWLHTGSSNMAVLDVPLLSGFRADVESLEKLLMDKKVGLKRYEVDGRRVLFYFDEISSQCMTCVSFQAVREYIVGKTAPVPVKVYDYYEPAFEATRFYNVSESSPLARELCDGTTCNEVESSASQWTGFAQAGPCNEVFGCPEERQFERCTCHRDCGYDGEPVCGSDGMLYQNHCQMEVAACRNSTRIEQLPQSQCPQMGGAPEDPEPATGGGEQQDPIPLLPAEDEPSPLFEVSYYSYEYDGDPLLSEGEERSDVGVGGATETDSEPQTLNTGDAPQR, from the exons ATGGCCATGCCGCGGCTCCTGCGCCGCACCGTGTgggcgctgctgctgctgccgctgctgcGGGGAGGGAGCGCTCAGGCACGGCA agGCTACCTGATCGCGGCCCCCTCCGTGTTCCGGGCCGGCGTGGAGGAGCTGGTGAGCGTCACCATCTTTAACGCGGTGCAGGAGACGCGGGTGCAGGTGCAGCTGTCCGTCAAGGGGGAGCTGGTGGCTCACAACCACGGCACAGTCCTGG ACAAAGGGACAATCAAGTTAAAG GTGCCCCCAGGCCTGCGAGGACAGGCCCACCTGAAGGTGTGGGGCAACCGTCACCTGACAGAGGAGGGCTACATCTTCCACAACCACACCACCGTCACCGTGGACAGCAAGGGCAGCGCCGTGTTCATCCAGACCGACAAGCCCGTCTACAAACCCCGGCAGAGAG TGCTCATCAACGTGTTCTCGGTCACTCCCGATCTGCAGCCTGTCAATGACAAG ATGGAAGCCTACGTGGTG GATCCCCGGGGGTCTCGAATGATCCAGTGGAGTGACCTTCAACCCATCTGCTGTG GCGTGGTGAACATGAGCTTCCCGCTGTCTGACCAGCCGCTGTTCGGTGAGTGGTTCGTGTTCCTGGAGATGCAGGGCCACACCTACAACAAGTCGTTCGAGGTGCAGAAATACG TGATGCCCAAGTTCGAGCTGATCATCGAGCCGCCGCGGTACATCCGTGACCTGACCGTGTGCGAGAAGGCCACGGTCCACGCCAG GTACATTTTCGGCAAGCCGGTGACGGGCAGGCTGAACGTGAACATGACTGTGAATGGAGTTGGCTACTACCGGCATGAGGTGGGGCAGCCTGTGGTCAAGAACATGGAG ATCGATGGCTCTGCGACCTTCGACCTGTGTGTGCAGGAGATGATGCCTCTGGACGTGGCGGATCACTTTCGAGGCGCAGTGAGCCTGTGGGCGGCGGTGACCAGCGCGGACGGGAGCCGGCAAGGGACATTCGATGACTCCACCCCCGTGCACAAGCAGCTGATCGACATCAAGTACTCCAAGGACACCCGCAAGCAGTTCAAGCCCGGCCTCCCCTACAAAGGCAAG GTGGAGGTGACGTACCCTGACGGGAGCCCCGCGGACGGTGTGCGGGTGCGAGTGAAGGCCGAGCTGACGCCCAAGGACAATGTGTACACCAGCGAGCTGCTGTCTCGCCACGGGGAGGCCGAGTTCGAGATACCCTCCATCCCCACTGCTGCACAGTACGTCTGGCTAGAG AGCAAAGTGACAGCGATCGACAGCAAGCCAGCTGGTGACCAGTACCTGCCCAGTTACCTGTCCATCAGCAGCTGGTACTCCCCCAGCAAGTGCCACATCCAGCTGCAGAGCCCCAGATCTCCCTTCCAG ATTGGTCAGGAGGCTGAGATCTCACTGATGTCCACCTGCCCCTGTAACTTCACGCTGCACTACGAGGTTACCTCACGTGGGAATATCGTCCAGTCAGGTCTCCAGCCCGCCAACGTCACCCAGCACCGCAGCAAGAGGGCCACTGTCACGTTTGACAAGAACGTCCACACAACGCTGCCCCCTACTGGCTCTG GAGCAGCCCCTCCTGAGATGGACAGCTGTGTGTCGATGTTGCGGCTGCCGGTGACCCCCTCCATGGCGCCCCTCAGCCGGCTGCTGGTGTACTACGTGCGGGAGAATGGCGAGGGCGTGACGGACAGCATCCAGCTCCCCGTGCAGCCCGCCTTCCAGCACCAG gtttctgtgtctctgtccgcCAATGAGTCGATGCCCGGAGATGCCGTTAGCTTCCGGGTCAAAGGTGAAAAGGGCTCCTGCGTGTGCGTTGCCACGGTGGACAAGAGCCTGTACCTGCTGAAGCCAGGATTCCAGCTCAGTCTGGATAAG GTGTTTAAGGAGCTGGCCGAGTTCGACGTCTCGGACGCCTTTGGAATGCCCAAGGAAGACGGGCACTTCTGGTGGCCAGGGCTATCGTCCCGGCGACGCCGACGGTCCTCCTTGTTTCCCTGGCACTGGGACATCACCAAGGACGCCCGCTTCGCGTTCACC GAGACGGGGCTGGTGGTGATGACGGACATGGTGAGCCTGAACCACAGGCAGAGTGGGGGCATGTACACGGACGAGGCTGTGCCCGCCTTCCAGCCGCACACCGGCACCATGGTGGCTGCCATGCACACCCGCACCGTACCCAG GGCGGAGAAGAGGAGACGGACCTTCTTCCCCGAGACCTGGGTGTGGCACTGCCTTAACGTCAG TGACACCACCGGAGAGGCAGAACTGCGATTGGATGTCCCGGATTCTATCACCACCTGGGTGACGGAGGCAATTGGCCTGTCCGAGGGGAAGGGGCTGGGCTTGGCCAGGAGGATGGAACTACAGACCTTCAAGCCATTCTTCGTGGACTTCACCCTGCCCTACAGCGTGATCCGGGGGGAGCAGACCAAGGTCCCCCTCACCGTCTACAACTACCTGCCCACCTGTGCTGAG GTTCACGTCAAGGTCACAGTGCCCAAGGGGATCAAGTTCGTGGGGCATCCTGGGAAGCATCACCTAACCCGCAAGAAGTGTGTCTCCCCAGGGGAGGCCACACCCACCTCCATCGTCCTGTCATTCACAGAGCTGGGTGTGGCCAACATCACAG CACGTGCCGTGGCCTACAGTGAGCCAGGCTGCTGCTCCGACGCCCCGCAGGCTGCCAGGACATCGAGACCTGGGGAGGAGGGCGGTGAGGGTGAGAGGAAGGTGCTGGCCGGGGTGGACTACGTGCGAAGGAGCGTGCTGGTTGAG CCGGAGGGTCTGCCCAGGGAATACACCTACAGCGTGTTCTTCTGTCCCAACG AGAAAATCCACATCTCCACACCCAACAAGTACGAGTACCAGTACGTGAAGAAACCAGCCCGCATGATGCAGTTCTCGGTGGCGGTGAAGGCCCACAACGATGCCCACTTCGCGCTGTCAGCCAGCCCCCACGACACGGCCGAGATGGTGGAGCTGGTGCTGGGAGGACGCCAGAACGCACGCTCCTGGATCGCGGCGGGGAAGATGGGCGAGCCGGTGGCCAGCACCGCCACTCccggcatcctgtcctgggacGAGTTTCGCAGCTTCTGGATCAGCTGGAGGGGCGGCCTGGTGCAG GTGGGTCACGGCACGCAGCCCTCCAACGAGTCCCTCATTGTGCAGTGGGCGTGCGCGGCCCCCGTGCAGGTGCGCTACGTGGGCTTCTCCACAGGCTGGGGCTCAGTGGGCGAGTTCAAGATCTGGAGGAAGGAGGACTCGGACGAGAACCACAACGAGGCCTTCACACTGGGCGTCCCGCACAGCGTGGTTCCCGGGTCTGAGAGGGCCACCGCGTCCATGATCG GGGACGTGATGGGCCCCACCCTCAACAACCTGGACAAGCTGCTGCGGCTGCCCTTCGGCTGTGGGGAGCAGAACATGATCCACTTTGCCCCCAATGTGTTCGTGCTGCGGTACCTGCGCAAGACCCGTCAGCTGGGGCCCGAGGTGGAGACTGAGGCCACGGACTACCTGCTGCAAG GGTACCAGAGACAGCTCACCTACAAAAGACAGGACGGCTCCTACAGTGCCTTCGGAGAGAGAGACTCCTCTGGGAGCATGTG GCTGACCGCGTTCGTGCTGAAGTCCTTTGCCCAATCacgcggcttcatttttatcgACCCCGAGGAGCTGCGAGCCGCCAAGGTGTGGATCATCACCCAGCAGAGGGAGGACGGCTCTTTCCCCGCCGTGGGGCGCATCCTCAACAAGGACCTGCAG GGGGGCATCCATGGCAAGATCTCTCTGACGGCCTACGTGGTGGCAGCTGTGCTGGAGACTGGCATCTCCACAGAG gaAGAGAAGACTGCGGTCGCGAAGGCCAAGCACTTCCTGGAGACGAACACGTACTCGGCGGACGACCCATACACCACGGCGCTGTCCGCCTATGCCCTGATGCTCCTGCGCAGCTCCTACGCCCCGCTGGCCCTGCGCCGCCTCAACCATATGGCCATCACACAGG ACGGCTTCACGCACTGGAGTCTGACGGGCAGCACGGTGACGGACGAGGACACCTTCATGGGGTTCAGTGACGGGCTGTCGCAGTCAG TGGTGTCAGCGGAGGTGGAGATGACAGCCTACGCACTCCTGACCTACACACAGCTGGGGGACGTGGCGTCGGCACTGCCCGTGGTCAAGTGGCTGTCCCAGCAGAGGAATGCACTGGGCGGCTTCTCCTCCACACAG GACACCTGTGTCGCCCTGCAGGCCCTGTCCGAATACGCCATCCTGTCCTTCGTGGGGGGGGTCAACCTGACCATCTCCCTGGCCTCCACCAACCTAGACTTCCAGGAGACCTTCGAGCTGCACAGGGACAACAAGAAGATCCTGCAGAGCGCTGTGGTAACcggt ATTCCCAGCATCCCCACGGGTCTGTTCGTCAGCGCCAGGGGAGAGGGCTGCTGTCTGATGCAG ATCGACGTCTCCTACAACGTCCCAGACCCCGTAGCCAAGCCAGCCTTCCAGCTCACAGTGACCCTGAGGGAGCCCCGGACGCAGCGCCACCGCCCCCCCATGCCCCCCCGCACCAAGTCCCGGGACGCCAACCGCTCCGAGCTGAGCCAGCGCCACCGCAGGACTGTACCCGACGATGATGACGATGACCCTGCCTCTGGCCAGGACCACCTGGAGTACCGGGTCACTCTGGAAGCCTGTGCCAG GTGGCTGCACACTGGCTCCTCCAACATGGCCGTCCTGGACGTTCCACTGCTGTCTGGATTCCGTGCCGATGTGGAGAGCCTGGAGAAG CTTCTAATGGACAAGAAGGTGGGATTGAAGAGGTACGAGGTGGATGGACGCAGGGTCCTCTTTTACTTTGATGAG ATCTCCAGTCAGTGTATGACCTGTGTCAGTTTCCAGGCGGTCCGTGAGTACATCGTGGGGAAGACTGCGCCAGTGCCAGTCAAGGTGTACGACTACTACGAACCAG CGTTCGAGGCCACCCGCTTCTACAACGTAAGCGAGAGCAGCCCCCTGGCCCGTGAGTTGTGCGACGGCACCACCTGCAACGAGGTGGAAAGCTCGGCCAGCCAGTGGACAG GCTTCGCGCAGGCCGGCCCGTGTAACGAGGTGTTCGGCTGCCCGGAGGAGCGGCAGTTTGAGCGCTGCACGTGTCACCGGGACTGCGGCTACGACGGGGAGCCCGTGTGCGGCTCCGACGGCATGCTCTACCAGAACCACTGCCAGATGGAGGTGGCCGCCTGCCGCAACAGCACCCGCATCGAGCAGCTGCCCCAGAGCCAGTGCCCGCAGA TGGGGGGTGCACCTGAGGACCCAGAGCCGGCGACTGGGGGAGGGGAGCAGCAGGACCCCATCCCATTGCTGCCAG CCGAGGACGAGCC
- the cpamd8 gene encoding C3 and PZP-like alpha-2-macroglobulin domain-containing protein 8 isoform X2, whose product MAMPRLLRRTVWALLLLPLLRGGSAQARQGYLIAAPSVFRAGVEELVSVTIFNAVQETRVQVQLSVKGELVAHNHGTVLDKGTIKLKVPPGLRGQAHLKVWGNRHLTEEGYIFHNHTTVTVDSKGSAVFIQTDKPVYKPRQRVLINVFSVTPDLQPVNDKMEAYVVDPRGSRMIQWSDLQPICCGVVNMSFPLSDQPLFGEWFVFLEMQGHTYNKSFEVQKYVMPKFELIIEPPRYIRDLTVCEKATVHARYIFGKPVTGRLNVNMTVNGVGYYRHEVGQPVVKNMEIDGSATFDLCVQEMMPLDVADHFRGAVSLWAAVTSADGSRQGTFDDSTPVHKQLIDIKYSKDTRKQFKPGLPYKGKVEVTYPDGSPADGVRVRVKAELTPKDNVYTSELLSRHGEAEFEIPSIPTAAQYVWLESKVTAIDSKPAGDQYLPSYLSISSWYSPSKCHIQLQSPRSPFQIGQEAEISLMSTCPCNFTLHYEVTSRGNIVQSGLQPANVTQHRSKRATVTFDKNVHTTLPPTGSGAAPPEMDSCVSMLRLPVTPSMAPLSRLLVYYVRENGEGVTDSIQLPVQPAFQHQVSVSLSANESMPGDAVSFRVKGEKGSCVCVATVDKSLYLLKPGFQLSLDKVFKELAEFDVSDAFGMPKEDGHFWWPGLSSRRRRRSSLFPWHWDITKDARFAFTETGLVVMTDMVSLNHRQSGGMYTDEAVPAFQPHTGTMVAAMHTRTVPRAEKRRRTFFPETWVWHCLNVSDTTGEAELRLDVPDSITTWVTEAIGLSEGKGLGLARRMELQTFKPFFVDFTLPYSVIRGEQTKVPLTVYNYLPTCAEVHVKVTVPKGIKFVGHPGKHHLTRKKCVSPGEATPTSIVLSFTELGVANITARAVAYSEPGCCSDAPQAARTSRPGEEGGEGERKVLAGVDYVRRSVLVEPEGLPREYTYSVFFCPNEKIHISTPNKYEYQYVKKPARMMQFSVAVKAHNDAHFALSASPHDTAEMVELVLGGRQNARSWIAAGKMGEPVASTATPGILSWDEFRSFWISWRGGLVQVGHGTQPSNESLIVQWACAAPVQVRYVGFSTGWGSVGEFKIWRKEDSDENHNEAFTLGVPHSVVPGSERATASMIGDVMGPTLNNLDKLLRLPFGCGEQNMIHFAPNVFVLRYLRKTRQLGPEVETEATDYLLQGYQRQLTYKRQDGSYSAFGERDSSGSMWLTAFVLKSFAQSRGFIFIDPEELRAAKVWIITQQREDGSFPAVGRILNKDLQGGIHGKISLTAYVVAAVLETGISTEEEKTAVAKAKHFLETNTYSADDPYTTALSAYALMLLRSSYAPLALRRLNHMAITQDGFTHWSLTGSTVTDEDTFMGFSDGLSQSVVSAEVEMTAYALLTYTQLGDVASALPVVKWLSQQRNALGGFSSTQDTCVALQALSEYAILSFVGGVNLTISLASTNLDFQETFELHRDNKKILQSAVIPSIPTGLFVSARGEGCCLMQIDVSYNVPDPVAKPAFQLTVTLREPRTQRHRPPMPPRTKSRDANRSELSQRHRRTVPDDDDDDPASGQDHLEYRVTLEACARWLHTGSSNMAVLDVPLLSGFRADVESLEKLLMDKKVGLKRYEVDGRRVLFYFDEISSQCMTCVSFQAVREYIVGKTAPVPVKVYDYYEPAFEATRFYNVSESSPLARELCDGTTCNEVESSASQWTGFAQAGPCNEVFGCPEERQFERCTCHRDCGYDGEPVCGSDGMLYQNHCQMEVAACRNSTRIEQLPQSQCPQSTSPPTDTPGPPPASELRAREQEMGGAPEDPEPATGGGEQQDPIPLLPAEDEPSPLFEVSYYSYEYDGDPLLSEGEERSDVGVGGATETDSEPQTLNTGDAPQR is encoded by the exons ATGGCCATGCCGCGGCTCCTGCGCCGCACCGTGTgggcgctgctgctgctgccgctgctgcGGGGAGGGAGCGCTCAGGCACGGCA agGCTACCTGATCGCGGCCCCCTCCGTGTTCCGGGCCGGCGTGGAGGAGCTGGTGAGCGTCACCATCTTTAACGCGGTGCAGGAGACGCGGGTGCAGGTGCAGCTGTCCGTCAAGGGGGAGCTGGTGGCTCACAACCACGGCACAGTCCTGG ACAAAGGGACAATCAAGTTAAAG GTGCCCCCAGGCCTGCGAGGACAGGCCCACCTGAAGGTGTGGGGCAACCGTCACCTGACAGAGGAGGGCTACATCTTCCACAACCACACCACCGTCACCGTGGACAGCAAGGGCAGCGCCGTGTTCATCCAGACCGACAAGCCCGTCTACAAACCCCGGCAGAGAG TGCTCATCAACGTGTTCTCGGTCACTCCCGATCTGCAGCCTGTCAATGACAAG ATGGAAGCCTACGTGGTG GATCCCCGGGGGTCTCGAATGATCCAGTGGAGTGACCTTCAACCCATCTGCTGTG GCGTGGTGAACATGAGCTTCCCGCTGTCTGACCAGCCGCTGTTCGGTGAGTGGTTCGTGTTCCTGGAGATGCAGGGCCACACCTACAACAAGTCGTTCGAGGTGCAGAAATACG TGATGCCCAAGTTCGAGCTGATCATCGAGCCGCCGCGGTACATCCGTGACCTGACCGTGTGCGAGAAGGCCACGGTCCACGCCAG GTACATTTTCGGCAAGCCGGTGACGGGCAGGCTGAACGTGAACATGACTGTGAATGGAGTTGGCTACTACCGGCATGAGGTGGGGCAGCCTGTGGTCAAGAACATGGAG ATCGATGGCTCTGCGACCTTCGACCTGTGTGTGCAGGAGATGATGCCTCTGGACGTGGCGGATCACTTTCGAGGCGCAGTGAGCCTGTGGGCGGCGGTGACCAGCGCGGACGGGAGCCGGCAAGGGACATTCGATGACTCCACCCCCGTGCACAAGCAGCTGATCGACATCAAGTACTCCAAGGACACCCGCAAGCAGTTCAAGCCCGGCCTCCCCTACAAAGGCAAG GTGGAGGTGACGTACCCTGACGGGAGCCCCGCGGACGGTGTGCGGGTGCGAGTGAAGGCCGAGCTGACGCCCAAGGACAATGTGTACACCAGCGAGCTGCTGTCTCGCCACGGGGAGGCCGAGTTCGAGATACCCTCCATCCCCACTGCTGCACAGTACGTCTGGCTAGAG AGCAAAGTGACAGCGATCGACAGCAAGCCAGCTGGTGACCAGTACCTGCCCAGTTACCTGTCCATCAGCAGCTGGTACTCCCCCAGCAAGTGCCACATCCAGCTGCAGAGCCCCAGATCTCCCTTCCAG ATTGGTCAGGAGGCTGAGATCTCACTGATGTCCACCTGCCCCTGTAACTTCACGCTGCACTACGAGGTTACCTCACGTGGGAATATCGTCCAGTCAGGTCTCCAGCCCGCCAACGTCACCCAGCACCGCAGCAAGAGGGCCACTGTCACGTTTGACAAGAACGTCCACACAACGCTGCCCCCTACTGGCTCTG GAGCAGCCCCTCCTGAGATGGACAGCTGTGTGTCGATGTTGCGGCTGCCGGTGACCCCCTCCATGGCGCCCCTCAGCCGGCTGCTGGTGTACTACGTGCGGGAGAATGGCGAGGGCGTGACGGACAGCATCCAGCTCCCCGTGCAGCCCGCCTTCCAGCACCAG gtttctgtgtctctgtccgcCAATGAGTCGATGCCCGGAGATGCCGTTAGCTTCCGGGTCAAAGGTGAAAAGGGCTCCTGCGTGTGCGTTGCCACGGTGGACAAGAGCCTGTACCTGCTGAAGCCAGGATTCCAGCTCAGTCTGGATAAG GTGTTTAAGGAGCTGGCCGAGTTCGACGTCTCGGACGCCTTTGGAATGCCCAAGGAAGACGGGCACTTCTGGTGGCCAGGGCTATCGTCCCGGCGACGCCGACGGTCCTCCTTGTTTCCCTGGCACTGGGACATCACCAAGGACGCCCGCTTCGCGTTCACC GAGACGGGGCTGGTGGTGATGACGGACATGGTGAGCCTGAACCACAGGCAGAGTGGGGGCATGTACACGGACGAGGCTGTGCCCGCCTTCCAGCCGCACACCGGCACCATGGTGGCTGCCATGCACACCCGCACCGTACCCAG GGCGGAGAAGAGGAGACGGACCTTCTTCCCCGAGACCTGGGTGTGGCACTGCCTTAACGTCAG TGACACCACCGGAGAGGCAGAACTGCGATTGGATGTCCCGGATTCTATCACCACCTGGGTGACGGAGGCAATTGGCCTGTCCGAGGGGAAGGGGCTGGGCTTGGCCAGGAGGATGGAACTACAGACCTTCAAGCCATTCTTCGTGGACTTCACCCTGCCCTACAGCGTGATCCGGGGGGAGCAGACCAAGGTCCCCCTCACCGTCTACAACTACCTGCCCACCTGTGCTGAG GTTCACGTCAAGGTCACAGTGCCCAAGGGGATCAAGTTCGTGGGGCATCCTGGGAAGCATCACCTAACCCGCAAGAAGTGTGTCTCCCCAGGGGAGGCCACACCCACCTCCATCGTCCTGTCATTCACAGAGCTGGGTGTGGCCAACATCACAG CACGTGCCGTGGCCTACAGTGAGCCAGGCTGCTGCTCCGACGCCCCGCAGGCTGCCAGGACATCGAGACCTGGGGAGGAGGGCGGTGAGGGTGAGAGGAAGGTGCTGGCCGGGGTGGACTACGTGCGAAGGAGCGTGCTGGTTGAG CCGGAGGGTCTGCCCAGGGAATACACCTACAGCGTGTTCTTCTGTCCCAACG AGAAAATCCACATCTCCACACCCAACAAGTACGAGTACCAGTACGTGAAGAAACCAGCCCGCATGATGCAGTTCTCGGTGGCGGTGAAGGCCCACAACGATGCCCACTTCGCGCTGTCAGCCAGCCCCCACGACACGGCCGAGATGGTGGAGCTGGTGCTGGGAGGACGCCAGAACGCACGCTCCTGGATCGCGGCGGGGAAGATGGGCGAGCCGGTGGCCAGCACCGCCACTCccggcatcctgtcctgggacGAGTTTCGCAGCTTCTGGATCAGCTGGAGGGGCGGCCTGGTGCAG GTGGGTCACGGCACGCAGCCCTCCAACGAGTCCCTCATTGTGCAGTGGGCGTGCGCGGCCCCCGTGCAGGTGCGCTACGTGGGCTTCTCCACAGGCTGGGGCTCAGTGGGCGAGTTCAAGATCTGGAGGAAGGAGGACTCGGACGAGAACCACAACGAGGCCTTCACACTGGGCGTCCCGCACAGCGTGGTTCCCGGGTCTGAGAGGGCCACCGCGTCCATGATCG GGGACGTGATGGGCCCCACCCTCAACAACCTGGACAAGCTGCTGCGGCTGCCCTTCGGCTGTGGGGAGCAGAACATGATCCACTTTGCCCCCAATGTGTTCGTGCTGCGGTACCTGCGCAAGACCCGTCAGCTGGGGCCCGAGGTGGAGACTGAGGCCACGGACTACCTGCTGCAAG GGTACCAGAGACAGCTCACCTACAAAAGACAGGACGGCTCCTACAGTGCCTTCGGAGAGAGAGACTCCTCTGGGAGCATGTG GCTGACCGCGTTCGTGCTGAAGTCCTTTGCCCAATCacgcggcttcatttttatcgACCCCGAGGAGCTGCGAGCCGCCAAGGTGTGGATCATCACCCAGCAGAGGGAGGACGGCTCTTTCCCCGCCGTGGGGCGCATCCTCAACAAGGACCTGCAG GGGGGCATCCATGGCAAGATCTCTCTGACGGCCTACGTGGTGGCAGCTGTGCTGGAGACTGGCATCTCCACAGAG gaAGAGAAGACTGCGGTCGCGAAGGCCAAGCACTTCCTGGAGACGAACACGTACTCGGCGGACGACCCATACACCACGGCGCTGTCCGCCTATGCCCTGATGCTCCTGCGCAGCTCCTACGCCCCGCTGGCCCTGCGCCGCCTCAACCATATGGCCATCACACAGG ACGGCTTCACGCACTGGAGTCTGACGGGCAGCACGGTGACGGACGAGGACACCTTCATGGGGTTCAGTGACGGGCTGTCGCAGTCAG TGGTGTCAGCGGAGGTGGAGATGACAGCCTACGCACTCCTGACCTACACACAGCTGGGGGACGTGGCGTCGGCACTGCCCGTGGTCAAGTGGCTGTCCCAGCAGAGGAATGCACTGGGCGGCTTCTCCTCCACACAG GACACCTGTGTCGCCCTGCAGGCCCTGTCCGAATACGCCATCCTGTCCTTCGTGGGGGGGGTCAACCTGACCATCTCCCTGGCCTCCACCAACCTAGACTTCCAGGAGACCTTCGAGCTGCACAGGGACAACAAGAAGATCCTGCAGAGCGCTGTG ATTCCCAGCATCCCCACGGGTCTGTTCGTCAGCGCCAGGGGAGAGGGCTGCTGTCTGATGCAG ATCGACGTCTCCTACAACGTCCCAGACCCCGTAGCCAAGCCAGCCTTCCAGCTCACAGTGACCCTGAGGGAGCCCCGGACGCAGCGCCACCGCCCCCCCATGCCCCCCCGCACCAAGTCCCGGGACGCCAACCGCTCCGAGCTGAGCCAGCGCCACCGCAGGACTGTACCCGACGATGATGACGATGACCCTGCCTCTGGCCAGGACCACCTGGAGTACCGGGTCACTCTGGAAGCCTGTGCCAG GTGGCTGCACACTGGCTCCTCCAACATGGCCGTCCTGGACGTTCCACTGCTGTCTGGATTCCGTGCCGATGTGGAGAGCCTGGAGAAG CTTCTAATGGACAAGAAGGTGGGATTGAAGAGGTACGAGGTGGATGGACGCAGGGTCCTCTTTTACTTTGATGAG ATCTCCAGTCAGTGTATGACCTGTGTCAGTTTCCAGGCGGTCCGTGAGTACATCGTGGGGAAGACTGCGCCAGTGCCAGTCAAGGTGTACGACTACTACGAACCAG CGTTCGAGGCCACCCGCTTCTACAACGTAAGCGAGAGCAGCCCCCTGGCCCGTGAGTTGTGCGACGGCACCACCTGCAACGAGGTGGAAAGCTCGGCCAGCCAGTGGACAG GCTTCGCGCAGGCCGGCCCGTGTAACGAGGTGTTCGGCTGCCCGGAGGAGCGGCAGTTTGAGCGCTGCACGTGTCACCGGGACTGCGGCTACGACGGGGAGCCCGTGTGCGGCTCCGACGGCATGCTCTACCAGAACCACTGCCAGATGGAGGTGGCCGCCTGCCGCAACAGCACCCGCATCGAGCAGCTGCCCCAGAGCCAGTGCCCGCAGAGTACGTCCCCCCCGACTGACACCCCCGGCCCCCCACCCGCCTCTGAGCTGAGAGCGAGAGAAcaagaga TGGGGGGTGCACCTGAGGACCCAGAGCCGGCGACTGGGGGAGGGGAGCAGCAGGACCCCATCCCATTGCTGCCAG CCGAGGACGAGCC